One genomic window of Prosthecobacter algae includes the following:
- a CDS encoding polysaccharide biosynthesis/export family protein, whose amino-acid sequence MPVAPRISGAPPAPARPVFLAGDQLELFVKEDLTLNGSYLVREGGYIVIPRAGRVTVAGLSREEAEPRVREFLLKTQLKEATVIVERTPSVANSTAVGGGGAATASIPRVLIYITGSVPRTGGHAIPVPPGKTVGVYEALLISGGLGKFATLDKVEIFRFDANGRRKKSVIDMRPIMKGEAEDPGIAEGDIINVPEKVFGF is encoded by the coding sequence ATGCCCGTGGCCCCAAGGATTTCCGGGGCACCGCCAGCGCCTGCGCGTCCGGTGTTTCTTGCGGGTGACCAGCTTGAGCTGTTCGTGAAGGAAGACCTCACTCTCAATGGCAGTTATTTGGTGAGAGAAGGCGGTTACATCGTTATACCGCGTGCTGGCCGGGTGACTGTCGCCGGGCTGTCCCGCGAAGAAGCTGAGCCTCGCGTTCGGGAGTTTCTGCTGAAGACCCAGCTCAAAGAAGCCACGGTCATCGTCGAACGTACTCCAAGTGTGGCTAATTCGACGGCGGTGGGCGGCGGCGGTGCAGCGACGGCCAGCATCCCTCGCGTTTTGATTTACATCACGGGCAGCGTCCCCCGCACTGGCGGCCATGCCATCCCTGTTCCTCCAGGAAAGACGGTGGGTGTTTATGAAGCCCTGCTGATTAGTGGTGGGCTCGGCAAGTTTGCGACTTTGGATAAGGTCGAGATTTTCAGGTTCGATGCCAACGGACGTCGCAAGAAATCGGTCATCGACATGCGCCCCATCATGAAAGGTGAGGCTGAAGACCCAGGCATTGCTGAGGGTGACATCATCAACGTGCCTGAAAAAGTCTTCGGATTTTAA